The following are from one region of the Littorina saxatilis isolate snail1 linkage group LG2, US_GU_Lsax_2.0, whole genome shotgun sequence genome:
- the LOC138959349 gene encoding GTP-binding protein Rhes-like, which yields MALLDQATNAPPENCYRLVILGSAKVGKTSLVQRFLFNRFEDNYTPTIEDFHRKVYRIRGVPYRLDILDTSGIHPFPAMRRLSFITGDLFVLVFAIDNKESFQEVIQLREQIIDCKKQCRKVGGPNILHVPMVIVANKCDKESHRKVDPSDVEALLAGQANCTFVETSAKKNTNVDEVFKQLFTMAHLPAEMSPSLHRKVAPMYEGRSSGQQSGRLVSIRRKMSDACGAVAPNVRRPSIRTDLLMAQARTNQEDEGSTGREIRCVLQ from the exons ATGGCGCTATTAGACCAGGCCACCAACGCCCCGCCGGAAAACTGCTACAGGCTCGTCATTCTAGGATCAGCTAAG GTGGGGAAGACATCGCTCGTGCAACGATTCCTGTTCAACCGGTTCGAGGACAACTACACGCCTACCATTGAAGACTTTCACCGCAAAGTCTACAGAATTCGGGGTGTTCCTTACAGGCTCGACATCCTCGACACGTCGGGTATACACCCCTTTCCTGCCATGCGGCGTCTGTCTTTTATTACGG GAGACCTGTTCGTGCTGGTGTTCGCCATCGACAACAAGGAGTCGTTCCAGGAGGTGATACAGCTGCGCGAGCAGATCATCGACTGCAAGAAGCAGTGTCGCAAGGTGGGCGGGCCCAACATCCTGCATGTGCCCATGGTGATCGTGGCCAACAAGTGCGACAAGGAGTCGCACCGCAAGGTCGACCCCAGCGACGTGGAGGCCCTGCTGGCGGGTCAGGCCAACTGCACCTTCGTGGAGACCTCGGCAAAGAAGAACACCAACGTGGATGAGGTCTTCAAGCAGCTGTTCACCATGGCCCACCTCCCCGCCGAGATGAGCCCCTCCCTGCACCGCAAGGTGGCGCCCATGTACGAGGGCCGGAGCAGCGGTCAGCAGAGCGGGCGCCTGGTGTCCATACGGCGCAAGATGAGCGACGCTTGTGGCGCCGTGGCTCCCAACGTCCGGCGTCCCAGCATCAGGACTGACCTGCTGATGGCTCAGGCCAGAACCAACCAGGAGGATGAAGGCAGCACGGGCAGGGAGATCCGGTGTGTGCTGCAGTAG